From Coffea arabica cultivar ET-39 chromosome 10e, Coffea Arabica ET-39 HiFi, whole genome shotgun sequence, one genomic window encodes:
- the LOC113712591 gene encoding subtilisin-like protease SBT3: MEPIKVYLLQLFTHFLAVAVLSSATALESAERSSFIIHMDHSLMPLVFSNQEQWYLNAMSNLKSMNHPNPHRHQSQPKLLYTYRHAIHGFSAMLSTNELEYLKKLPGFLSAYKDKVGTLDTTYTYKFLQLNHADGLWPASDFGNDVIVGVIDTGVWPESPSYRDGGMPKVPSRWKGRCAGGEGFNSSLCNKKLIGVRYFNQGNLAANGGNGEQNKFTARDGKGHGTHTSSIIAGNHVKQASFFGYGTGTARGIAPKARLAIFKVSWEEQDPYESDVVAGIDQALADGVDIISLSLGFSGASLYEDPVAIASFSAMQQNVFVSCSAGNDGEFGIGSLHNGIPWSLTVAASSTDRRFCGTLCLGNGVNLNGWTLFPARAVIKDSPLIYNKSISACFPVELLDKLSGGIVICNVSKFSAFLAQMSSVSKSRVKAAIFVSSDPQIFAEASFEYPGVVISPSDAAQVIKYALTSYQPSASIQFQKTCLHSKRAPGVASYSSRGPAPSFPQILKPDLMAPGTLVLAAWNPTKPVASIGFNIQLSSDFNLASGTSMACPHVSGVAALLKGAHPEWSPAAIRSAMVTTANPLDNTGNPIQDIGLNNTIASPLSMGAGEVNPNGALNPGLIYNATTEDYINLLCSANYTWKQIKIITRSNYSCSNASSDMNYPSFIALYNNTTKNVLKQRFQRTVTNVGNGAATYKAQVTAPKGSVVTVYPEILVFGKKYEEQSYVLTIQYNANQNKTITFGSIVWVEVNGKHIVRSPIAVAPMIEVW, from the coding sequence ATGGAACCTATTAAAGTCTACCTTCTCCAGCTGTTTACTCATTTCTTAGCTGTTGCAGTCCTTAGTTCTGCTACGGCATTAGAGTCGGCAGAGAGATCTTCTTTTATCATCCACATGGATCATTCGCTCATGCCCCTGGTTTTTTCTAACCAGGAGCAATGGTATTTGAACGCCATGAGCAATCTCAAGTCAATGAACCACCCCAATCCACACCGTCACCAGAGCCAACCAAAACTTCTTTACACATATCGCCATGCAATTCACGGGTTCAGTGCGATGTTATCAACAAATGAATTGGAATATCTGAAGAAATTGCCTGGTTTTTTGTCAGCCTATAAGGACAAGGTTGGCACTCTTGATACTACCTACACATACAAATTCCTTCAGCTAAATCATGCGGATGGACTATGGCCAGCTTCTGACTTTGGCAATGATGTAATAGTAGGAGTTATTGACACAGGAGTTTGGCCGGAGAGTCCCAGCTATAGAGATGGGGGAATGCCAAAAGTTCCATCTAGGTGGAAGGGGAGATGCGCCGGGGGAGAAGGCTTCAATTCTTCCTTGTGCAACAAGAAGCTAATTGGAGTCCGTTATTTTAACCAAGGAAACTTGGCAGCCAATGGTGGGAACGGTGAACAAAACAAGTTCACTGCAAGAGACGGGAAGGGACATGGCACACACACCTCATCAATTATTGCTGGAAACCATGTTAAACAGGCTTCATTTTTCGGATATGGCACAGGTACAGCAAGGGGGATTGCGCCAAAAGCTAGATTGGCAATATTCAAGGTATCTTGGGAGGAGCAAGATCCTTATGAATCTGATGTTGTTGCTGGCATTGATCAAGCACTGGCTGATGGGGTTGATATAATCTCTCTGTCTTTAGGTTTCAGCGGTGCCAGTCTATATGAAGATCCAGTTGCGATTGCTTCCTTTAGTGCAATGCAACAGAATGTATTCGTCTCATGTTCAGCTGGGAATGATGGTGAATTTGGCATTGGAAGTTTACATAATGGAATTCCATGGAGCTTGACAGTAGCAGCAAGCTCCACAGATCGTAGATTCTGTGGAACTTTGTGTTTAGGGAATGGGGTTAACCTTAATGGTTGGACCCTTTTTCCAGCAAGAGCAGTCATTAAAGACTCGCCCCTAATTTATAACAAATCCATTTCAGCTTGCTTCCCTGTTGAGTTGCTTGACAAACTTTCTGGTGGAATAGTCATTTGCAATGTGTCTAAATTCAGCGCCTTCTTGGCTCAGATGTCCTCCGTGTCTAAATCCAGAGTAAAGGCTGCAATATTTGTCTCCTCAGATCCTCAAATATTTGCAGAAGCTTCATTTGAGTATCCTGGGGTTGTGATCAGCCCTTCTGATGCAGCACAAGTCATTAAGTATGCATTAACTAGTTATCAACCATCTGCTAGTATCCAGTTCCAAAAGACTTGCTTGCACTCAAAGCGTGCTCCAGGTGTTGCTTCATATAGCTCACGAGGTCCAGCTCCTAGCTTTCCGCAAATCCTGAAGCCAGATTTGATGGCGCCGGGAACACTAGTGCTAGCAGCCTGGAACCCAACTAAACCAGTGGCCAGCATCGGTTTTAACATCCAATTGTCTAGTGATTTCAATCTCGCTTCTGGTACATCCATGGCTTGTCCTCACGTTTCTGGTGTTGCCGCACTTCTTAAAGGTGCACATCCTGAATGGAGTCCAGCAGCTATTCGATCTGCCATGGTAACCACAGCAAACCCCCTTGACAACACTGGAAATCCGATCCAAGATATTGGCCTCAACAATACAATTGCTTCCCCTTTATCCATGGGCGCAGGAGAAGTCAATCCCAATGGTGCACTCAATCCGGGTCTCATATATAACGCAACAACAGAAGATTACATAAACCTTCTGTGCTCAGCAAATTATACTtggaaacaaatcaaaataatcACAAGATCCAACTACAGTTGCTCAAATGCATCTTCTGATATGAACTATCCATCATTCATTGCTCTGTACAACAATACGACTAAGAATGTCTTGAAGCAAAGATTTCAAAGGACAGTCACAAATGTTGGAAATGGGGCAGCAACCTACAAGGCTCAAGTGACAGCACCAAAGGGCTCAGTGGTGACTGTCTACCCAGAGATATTGGTGTTTGGGAAAAAATATGAGGAGCAGAGCTATGTTCTGACAATACAGTATAATGCTAATCAGAATAAGACAATCACATTTGGTTCAATCGTTTGGGTAGAGGTTAATGGCAAGCATATTGTGCGGAGCCCTATAGCCGTTGCACCAATGATTGAAGTATGGTGA
- the LOC113711822 gene encoding uncharacterized protein, translating to MQADDEKFRRNPWLQIREASRKVVVTQNGRLRKIVESNKFEAIARKGFPEDIWNKPQKCSLHSSPSTSTMATNSTEILHDLSPTIRVYKDSRVESIVGKDIL from the exons ATGCAGGCTGATGATGAGAAATTCAGAAGGAATCCGTGGTTACAAATAAGGGAAGCATCAAGGAAGGTAGTGGTTACACAGAATGGAAGACTGAGGAAGATAGTAGAGAGTAACAA GTTTGAAGCAATTGCAAGAAAAGGCTTTCCGGAGGATATCTGGAATAAG CCTCAGAAGTGCTCTCTCCATTCTTCTCCTTCGACTTCAACAATGGCTACAAACTCAACTGAGATACTCCATGACCTCTCTCCCACGATCCGAGTATACAAGGACAGTCGGGTTGAAAGTATAGTGGGCAAAGATATATTGTAG
- the LOC140015354 gene encoding subtilisin-like protease SBT3, with amino-acid sequence MLKLVKLISFLFMFATFLLNLTSAERSTYIVHMDKSFMPKAFASHQHWYSSTLNSLKSTSPNSDPQKPLELLYTYDNVFHGFSAVLSRAELEAVNKLPGFVSACSDRVATLDTTRSTEFLGLNPVTGLWPAANYGKDVIVGVLDTGVWPESLSYKDDGMTDIPSRWKGSCDGGYDFNSSLCNKKLIGARYFNKGLLAANQDDRDNKYSARDTDGHGTHTSSIVAGNYVEDVSFFGYARGRARGVAPRARLAIYKVSFREGRYASDVLAGLDQAVADGVDVISISFGFNSIPFYEDPIAIASFAAMEKGVFVSTSAGNSGSTPRRLHNGIPWVLTVAAGSMDRSFGGSITLGNGLNLRGWSLFPAKAVVKDSTLVYNETIAGCNSTELLSEFHGGTIICDNSSSFSSQIHFISESNADAAIFISSDFTYDENSFQYPGAIISPDEAANVIDYATKDANPTVTIKFQQTFVGTKPAPMVAEYTRLGPSPTYPGILKPDLMAPGTLVLAAWIPDDRVSNIGSNIGLSNSDDFNLISGTSMACPHGAGIAALLKGAHPDWSPAAIRSSMVTTANPLDNTGNPIREINGFNNPIASPLSMGAGQVNPNSALDPGLIYDATAQDYMELLCSINYTRKQIRTITRSSYNCSKASSDLNYPSFVSLYTYGTNASTQNFKRIVTNVGDGAATYKAKVTPPEGSVVTVFPETLVFRKKYEKRSYSLTIHTKIDENNQVTYGAVIWVEDNGKHSVRSPIVVTPKISSDDS; translated from the coding sequence ATGTTGAAGCTTGTTAAACTGATTTCATTTCTCTTCATGTTTGCTACCTTTCTTCTAAATTTAACCTCTGCAGAGAGGTCTACATACATTGTCCATATGGACAAGTCATTTATGCCCAAGGCATTTGCTAGCCACCAGCATTGGTACTCAAGTACCCTCAATTCCTTGAAATCTACAAGCCCAAATTCAGATCCACAGAAACCCCTTGAGCTTCTTTACACCTACGACAATGTTTTTCACGGTTTCAGTGCAGTGCTATCCAGAGCTGAACTTGAAGCTGTTAATAAATTGCCAGGCTTTGTTTCAGCTTGTAGCGACAGAGTTGCCACGCTCGACACGACACGTTCTACTGAGTTCCTTGGTCTCAATCCTGTGACAGGACTATGGCCAGCTGCTAACTATGGCAAAGATGTCATAGTTGGTGTTCTTGACACCGGCGTTTGGCCAGAAAGCCTAAGTTACAAAGATGATGGAATGACAGATATTCCGTCAAGGTGGAAAGGATCGTGTGACGGAGGGTATGATTTCAATTCCTCATTGTGCAACAAAAAACTCATCGGAGCCAGATATTTCAACAAGGGACTCTTGGCGGCGAACCAAGATGATAGGGATAACAAGTATTCTGCAAGGGACACTGACGGCCATGGTACACATACCTCATCTATTGTTGCTGGGAATTATGTTGAAGATGTTTCGTTCTTTGGCTATGCAAGGGGAAGAGCAAGAGGCGTGGCTCCGCGTGCTAGGTTGGCAATATACAAGGTCAGTTTTCGGGAAGGGCGCTATGCCTCCGATGTACTTGCTGGTTTGGACCAAGCTGTTGCTGATGGAGTTGACGTCATATCCATTTCCTTCGGATTCAACTCCATTCCTTTTTATGAAGACCCAATTGCAATAGCCTCCTTTGCTGCAATGGAAAAGGGTGTATTTGTCTCGACCTCAGCAGGAAATTCTGGGTCTACTCCCCGAAGATTACACAATGGAATCCCGTGGGTCCTGACGGTGGCCGCAGGTTCGATGGATCGTAGTTTTGGTGGAAGTATAACTCTAGGGAATGGATTAAACTTGAGGGGATGGTCCTTGTTTCCCGCAAAGGCCGTCGTGAAAGACTCAACTCTTGTCTACAACGAGACAATAGCTGGTTGCAATTCCACTGAGTTGCTATCTGAATTTCATGGTGGAACCATCATTTGCGATAACAGCTCCTCTTTCAGCAGTCAAATTCATTTCATCTCTGAATCAAATGCAGATGCTGCAATCTTCATCTCGAGTGATTTTACTTACGATGAAAATTCTTTCCAATATCCTGGAGCTATCATTAGCCCTGATGAGGCTGCGAACGTGATTGACTATGCTACGAAGGATGCAAATCCCACCGTCACTATCAAGTTCCAACAGACATTCGTGGGGACAAAGCCAGCACCAATGGTTGCAGAATACACCCGACTTGGTCCTTCACCAACCTATCCAGGAATCCTGAAACCCGATCTAATGGCACCAGGGACATTAGTTTTAGCAGCCTGGATACCAGATGACAGAGTATCCAACATTGGCTCCAACATTGGCTTGTCCAACTCAGATGACTTCAATCTTATTTCCGGTACTTCCATGGCTTGTCCTCACGGTGCTGGTATTGCAGCGCTTCTTAAAGGCGCACACCCAGATTGGAGTCCAGCAGCTATTCGCTCTTCAATGGTAACAACAGCAAACCCCTTGGACAATACTGGAAATCCAATCCGAGAGATTAATGGCTTCAATAACCCAATTGCTTCACCTCTATCCATGGGAGCAGGACAAGTCAATCCGAACAGTGCACTGGATCCTGGCCTTATATACGACGCTACAGCACAAGACTACATGGAATTGCTCTGCTCAATTAATTACACTCGGAAGCAAATTCGCACCATAACAAGATCCAGTTACAATTGTTCTAAGGCATCATCTGATCTAAACTATCCTTCCTTTGTTTCCTTGTATACTTACGGGACTAATGCATCAACTCAAAACTTTAAAAGGATTGTCACAAATGTTGGAGATGGGGCAGCAACATATAAGGCAAAAGTGACACCACCAGAGGGTTCAGTGGTCACCGTCTTCCCGGAGACATTGGTATTCAGAAAAAAGTATGAAAAGCGAAGCTATTCCCTCACCATACATACTAAGATTGACGAAAATAACCAAGTTACATACGGTGCAGTTATTTGGGTTGAGGATAATGGTAAGCATAGCGTGAGGAGTCCAATTGTTGTgacaccaaaaatttcatctGATGATTCGTAG
- the LOC113712494 gene encoding subtilisin-like protease SBT3, whose amino-acid sequence MGLTETVSFLFLVWFLSSSHILGALAERSIYIVHIDKSLMPKVFASHIYWYTSMIDSIGNVGQTSDHGFAPKILYTYDAAFHGFSALMSKDHLQALKKSPGFVSAHPDRSPTIDTTHTPDFLSLNTATGLWPASDYGKDVIIGVVDDGIWPENPSFKDDGMTPIPPRWKGSCQEGQEFNSSLCNLKLIGAKYFNKAVLAANPNLNLSMNSARTTSGHGTHVAGTAAGNYVEGVSFFGYGSGTARGIAPRARLAAYKVLWDEGSYEADVLAGIDQAVADGVDVISISLGFDFTPPYEEPISIASFGAMEKGIFVSTSAGNRGPDLGTVHNDIPWALTVAAGSVDRKFSGSLVLGNGLTIIGWSMFPARALVKDLPIIYNQTISACDSTESLLTVTDIGRSVVICDETVPFREQIRHVYEANARAGIFVSEEPAIFRSNFFPHPGVVISRQDAAKVIRYASKGSSPTATIKFQQTFVGTKPAPVVSASSSRGPSQGFPGILKPDIMAPGVLILAAYYPDSFEASIGSSILLSTDFTAISGTSMSCPHASGIAALLKGAHPEWSPAAVRSAMMTTATTLDNTRSPIKDTGRDNEVATPLAIGAGHVDPNRALDPGLIYDATPQDYINFICSMNFTRMQTLAITRSTSYNCSNPSSDLNYPSFVALYETSDQAKSKLVKKFRRTLTNVGNGAATYTAKVTAPKGSAVTISPKTIKFGKKYEKQSYSLTISYYGNENQIVSSGSVTWIEDDGNHVVTSPIVISPRVERS is encoded by the coding sequence ATGGGGCTGACTGAAACAGTATCCTTTCTGTTCCTTGTTTGGTTTCTTTCTTCTAGTCATATTCTTGGTGCCTTAGCAGAAAGATCCATTTACATCGTCCACATTGACAAGTCCTTAATGCCTAAGGTTTTTGCCAGTCACATTTACTGGTACACCTCCATGATTGATTCCATTGGAAATGTTGGGCAGACATCCGATCATGGTTTTGCACCAAAAATTCTCTACACTTATGATGCTGCATTTCACGGTTTCAGTGCCTTGATGTCTAAAGACCATTTACAAGCTCTAAAGAAGTCGCCTGGCTTTGTGTCAGCTCATCCTGATAGATCACCTACAATTGACACCACTCACACTCCTGATTTCCTCTCGCTCAATACAGCAACAGGACTCTGGCCTGCTTCTGATTATGGCAAAGATGTGATCATCGGTGTTGTTGATGATGGCATATGGCCTGAAAATCCGAGCTTCAAAGATGATGGGATGACACCAATTCCTCCAAGGTGGAAAGGATCATGTCAGGAAGGTCAAGAATTCAATTCTTCATTGTGCAACTTGAAACTGATTGGAGCCAAGTATTTCAACAAGGCTGTTTTAGCAGCAAATCCCAACTTGAATCTCAGTATGAATTCAGCTAGAACTACTTCAGGCCATGGAACACATGTTGCAGGCACCGCTGCTGGAAATTATGTTGAAGGAGTATCATTCTTTGGCTATGGTTCAGGCACAGCAAGAGGTATTGCGCCTCGTGCCAGGCTGGCAGCTTATAAAGTTCTCTGGGATGAAGGATCTTATGAAGCTGATGTTCTAGCAGGCATCGATCAGGCTGTAGCTGATGGTGTTGATGTGATCTCAATTTCCTTGGGTTTTGATTTTACTCCTCCCTATGAAGAACCTATTTCAATAGCTTCTTTTGGTGCCATGGAGAAGGGAATATTCGTCTCCACTTCGGCTGGAAATAGAGGTCCAGATCTTGGTACTGTCCACAATGATATTCCCTGGGCTTTGACAGTTGCTGCAGGTTCTGTGGACCGTAAATTTTCCGGGAGTTTGGTTCTAGGAAATGGATTAACCATCATTGGATGGTCCATGTTCCCCGCAAGAGCCCTGGTTAAAGACCTGCCTATCATATACAATCAAACCATATCTGCTTGTGATTCAACTGAGTCACTGTTAACTGTAACTGACATAGGTAGAAGTGTTGTTATCTGTGATGAAACTGTGCCATTCAGAGAACAAATTCGCCATGTTTATGAGGCTAATGCCCGAGCAGGTATTTTTGTTTCTGAGGAGCCTGCGATATTTAGGTCCAATTTTTTTCCTCATCCTGGTGTTGTAATTAGCCGCCAGGATGCAGCAAAGGTAATCAGGTACGCTTCAAAGGGCAGTTCTCCTACCGCAACTATCAAGTTCCAGCAGACTTTCGTGGGTACAAAGCCAGCACCAGTTGTTTCTGCTTCCTCCTCGAGGGGTCCTTCGCAAGGCTTTCCTGGTATCTTGAAACCAGATATCATGGCACCAGGAGTCCTAATCTTAGCAGCCTATTATCCTGATAGTTTTGAAGCTAGTATTGGTTCCAGCATACTCTTGTCCACCGATTTCACTGCCATTTCAGGGACATCAATGTCTTGCCCTCACGCTTCTGGAATCGCTGCACTCCTGAAAGGTGCACATCCTGAATGGAGTCCAGCTGCTGTTCGGTCTGCAATGATGACCACAGCTACTACGCTGGATAATACTCGAAGCCCCATCAAAGACACAGGCCGAGATAATGAAGTCGCTACACCATTAGCAATTGGAGCAGGACATGTCGATCCAAATCGTGCACTGGATCCAGGTCTTATATACGATGCTACTCCACAAGACTACATCAACTTCATCTGCTCAATGAATTTCACTCGGATGCAGACTCTAGCAATAACAAGATCAACTAGTTATAATTGCTCAAACCCTTCATCCGATCTGAACTACCCATCATTTGTTGCTCTGTACGAGACTTCGGATCAAGCAAAAAGCAAGTTGGTTAAGAAATTTCGTAGGACTCTCACGAACGTTGGGAATGGTGCGGCAACATACACAGCAAAGGTGACGGCACCAAAAGGTTCTGCAGTCACAATTTCGCCGAAAACAATTAAATTTGGAAAGAAGTATGAGAAGCAGAGTTACTCTTTGACCATTAGTTATTATGGCAATGAGAATCAAATTGTATCTTCTGGTTCAGTAACATGGATAGAAGATGATGGCAATCACGTTGTCACGAGTCCCATTGTAATCTCTCCAAGAGTGGAACGTTCATGA
- the LOC113712592 gene encoding subtilisin-like protease SBT3 produces MGIVQEMIFFFLFAAFAVNLVSAQRSTYIVHMDKSFMPKVFASHQHWYSSILDSLNSTSPNFHQNPSMLLYSYENVLHGFSASLSKAELEAVKKSLGFVSAYSDKVATLDTTHSTEFLSLNPVTGLWPASEYGKDVIVGVIDTGVWPESLSYRDDGMTEIPSRWKGACDGGYDFNSSLCNKKLIGAKYFNKGVLAANPNNTKKMYSARDTEGHGTHTSSTVGGNYVEGASFFGYALGTARGVAPRARLAMYKVIFEEGRYASDVLAGMDQAIADGVDVISISMGFDLVPLYEDPIAIASFGAMEKGVTVSSSAGNAGTDLGELHNGIPWVLTVAAGSMDRWFAGILTLGNGLTITGWSMFPARAVVRESRLIYNKTISACNSTKLLSEVSSGTVICDSSKSFNIQMYYVSRSTLDAAIFISSDYAYDDSLFPYPGVVISPGEGAEVINYAVNGVNPTASMEFQRTLLGTKPAPIVAEYTSRGPSPSYPEILKPDIMAPGTLVLAAWRPNDAVSIIGPNIGLSNDFNLISGTSMACPHAAGIAALLKGAHPEWTPAAIRSALVTTANPLDNTGTPIRDAGFSYATATPVSMGAGQVNPNSALDPGLIYDATPQDYVSILCSMNFTQKQIQTITRSSYNCSKTSSDLNYPSFIALYPNKTKNALAKKFERIVTNVGDGAATYKVQVTAPKGSGVTVYPETLVFGQKYDKQSYSLKLKYKANQNKTVTFGSVIWVEVNGKHIVRSPIVVAPIIPVW; encoded by the coding sequence ATGGGCATTGTTCAAGAGAtgatttttttcttcctattcgcAGCCTTTGCTGTAAATTTAGTCTCAGCACAGAGGTCCACGTACATTGTTCATATGGACAAGTCATTCATGCCCAAGGTTTTTGCTAGCCACCAACATTGGTATTCAAGCATTCTCGATTCACTAAATTCTACAAGCCCAAATTTCCATCAGAATCCCTCTATGCTTCTTTACTCGTATGAGAATGTGCTTCATGGTTTTAGTGCATCATTATCCAAAGCTGAACTGGAAGCCGTTAAGAAATCACTGGGCTTCGTGTCAGCTTACAGTGACAAAGTTGCCACACTAGATACCACACACTCTACTGAGTTCCTTTCTCTCAATCCGGTGACAGGCCTATGGCCAGCTTCTGAATATGGCAAAGATGTCATAGTCGGTGTCATCGACACTGGCGTTTGGCCAGAAAGTCTGAGCTACAGAGATGATGGGATGACAGAAATTCCCTCAAGGTGGAAAGGAGCTTGTGACGGAGGATATGATTTCAATTCCTCACTGTGCAACAAAAAATTAATTGGAGCTAAATACTTCAACAAGGGAGTGTTGGCTGCTAACCCGAACAACACCAAGAAAATGTACTCCGCAAGGGACACCGAAGGCCATGGCACGCATACCTCATCCACAGTCGGTGGCAATTATGTTGAAGGTGCTTCATTTTTTGGCTATGCGTTGGGGACAGCAAGAGGGGTAGCACCTCGTGCTCGGTTGGCAATGTATAAGGTCATTTTCGAGGAAGGGCGATATGCTTCTGATGTACTTGCTGGAATGGACCAAGCCATTGCTGATGGTGTTGATGTCATATCAATCTCAATGGGATTTGACTTGGTTCCTTTGTATGAAGATCCAATTGCAATAGCCTCTTTTGGTGCAATGGAAAAGGGTGTTACTGTTTCAAGCTCAGCAGGAAATGCTGGTACAGATCTTGGAGAATTACATAATGGCATTCCATGGGTCTTAACAGTGGCTGCTGGCTCCATGGACCGTTGGTTTGCTGGAATTTTAACTCTAGGGAATGGATTAACCATCACTGGATGGTCCATGTTCCCTGCAAGAGCCGTTGTCCGGGAATCACGTCTTATCTACAACAAAACAATATCTGCTTGCAACTCCACCAAGTTGCTATCTGAAGTTTCTTCTGGAACAGTCATATGTGATAGCAGTAAGTCGTTCAATATTCAGATGTATTATGTCTCCCGATCAACTCTTGATGCTGCCATCTTCATCTCCAGTGATTATGCTTATGATGATAGCCTTTTTCCATATCCTGGTGTCGTCATTTCCCCTGGTGAGGGCGCTGAAGTAATTAATTATGCAGTAAATGGCGTTAATCCAACCGCTTCTATGGAGTTCCAACGGACCCTCCTGGGGACAAAGCCAGCACCTATTGTTGCAGAATATACCTCAAGAGGTCCTTCACCAAGCTATCCCGAAATTTTGAAACCGGATATAATGGCACCAGGTACATTGGTTTTGGCAGCCTGGAGACCAAATGATGCTGTTTCGATAATTGGCCCAAACATTGGGTTGTCCAATGACTTTAATCTTATTTCTGGTACATCTATGGCTTGTCCTCACGCAGCTGGTATTGCTGCACTTCTTAAAGGTGCACACCCCGAATGGACTCCAGCAGCTATTCGGTCTGCCTTGGTAACCACGGCAAACCCCCTTGACAATACTGGAACTCCTATTCGAGATGCGGGCTTCAGTTATGCAACTGCTACCCCTGTATCCATGGGTGCCGGCCAAGTCAATCCCAACAGTGCACTTGATCCAGGCCTTATATATGATGCTACGCCACAAGATTACGTATCTATTCTCTGCTCCATGAATTTCACCCAGAAACAAATCCAAACAATCACAAGATCCAGCTACAACTGCTCAAAAACATCTTCTGATTTGAATTATCCATCATTCATTGCCTTGTATCCTAACAAGACTAAGAATGCGTTGGCTAAAAAGTTCGAAAGGATAGTCACAAATGTTGGAGATGGGGCAGCAACATACAAGGTTCAAGTAACAGCACCAAAGGGTTCAGGGGTTACCGTCTACCCGGAGACATTGGTGTTTGGCCAAAAATACGACAAGCAAAGCTATTCTCTCAAACTAAAGTACAAGGCTAACCAAAATAAGACCGTGACATTTGGTTCAGTTATTTGGGTTGAGGTCAATGGTAAGCATATTGTAAGGAGTCCAATTGTTGTTGCACCAATCATTCCAGTCTGGTAA